One window of Papaver somniferum cultivar HN1 chromosome 9, ASM357369v1, whole genome shotgun sequence genomic DNA carries:
- the LOC113312285 gene encoding uncharacterized protein LOC113312285 produces the protein MNSNFLFLLPKVQGAKKAEQFRPIGLANFSFKIIRRIITSRLSSLIEKIVSCQQQAFIKGKDIHEKIVLASEMVNESDIKRRGGNIGLKLDTTQAYDSLSWDFLFETLKHFGFSEVGIRWLRTLFESAKISVLVNGGPCGFF, from the coding sequence ATGAATTCAAACTTTCTATTTCTACTTCCTAAAGTCCAAGGTGCAAAAAAAGCTGAGCAATTTAGACCTATTGGACTAGCTAATTTCAGTTTCAAGATTATTAGAAGAATTATCACATCAAGACTTAGCTCTTTGATTGAGAAAATAGTATCTTGTCAGCAACAAGCATTCATTAAAGGCAAAGATATTCATGAAAAAATTGttttagcttctgagatggtgaatgaatcaGATATTAAGAGGAGAGGAGGAAATATTGGTTTAAAGCTAGATACTACACAAGCATATGATTCATTGAGCTGGGACTTCCTCTTTGAAACTTTAAAACATTTTGGATTCTCTGAAGTTGGAATTAGATGGTTAAGAACTTTGTTTGAGTCTGCTAAAATCTCAGTATTAGTAAATGGTGGACCTTGTGGGTTTTTTTAA
- the LOC113312286 gene encoding uncharacterized protein LOC113312286, translated as MRSQCKLTDQKHVYNGYWTVGAQVLKLRYWEKNFKPEEQKSSTAFVWVQLPGLSLEYWKEPIVMLIGRAIGRPLYVDETTLKKEIGYYESVLVEIDLAKSIPDKNVEQKEGVTSQTDLEIGVQIPQRKTWKYVPKEIKNTVQAGFDICLTPKEKESLIHEDLLSDNEENDAVIPPSSNSANSIPPNLEIASTSKSGTKGDNLVTQNNVGGAEVQFGNFTALGSPSKFHVLVDVVEEKFGVSKDKFDKATTDLSKAVKVEPKVRVSGNYVKNLRLPGKNQMVIQNACDGNKANIWLLWHSSLTVPTVISSTKQAITVKVGEVLVIGIHAACLTLDKRELWEELKKIHEMNCPWLAIGDSNAVLSSDEKVGGRRPLKIAKQEFRDCLNVCDLIQAPKSGIQYSWCNNRVGKKRILCDLDKAFFNVN; from the exons ATGAGAAGTCAATGTAAGCTTACAG ATCAAAAACATGTTTATAATGGATATTGGACTGTGGGAGCTCAGGTGCTAAAACTTAGATACTGGGAAAAGAATTTTAAACCTGAAGAACAAAAATCGTCTACTGCATTTGTTTGGGTTCAATTACCTGGTTTGAGTTTAGAATATTGGAAGGAACCAATTGTGATGTTGATTGGGAGAGCTATTGGTAGACCATTATATGTTGATGAAACCACTCTTAAGAAAGAGATTGGTTATTATGAAAGTGTTTTAGTTGAAATTGATTTAGCAAAATCTATTCCAGACAAA AATGTAGAACAAAAGGAGGGTGTAACTTCACAGACTGATCTTGAAATTGGGGTGCAGATACCACAAAGAAAAACTTGGAAATATGTACCCAAAGAAATTAAAAATACAGTTCAAGCAGGTTTTGATATTTGTCTTACTCCAAAGGAGAAAGAGTCATTAATTCATGAGGATTTGTTGAGTGATAATGAGGAAAATGATGCAGTTATACCTCCTTCAAGTAACAGTG CAAATAGCATTCCTCCTAATTTGGAGATTGCTAGTACTTCTAAAAGTGGCACAAAGGGTGATAATTTAGTGACACAGAATAATGTTGGTGGAGCTGAGGTCCAATTTGGTAATTTTACTGCACTTGGTTCTCCAAGTAAATTTCATGTGttggttgatgtggttgaagAGAAGTTTGGTGTGAGTAAGGATAAATTTGATAAAGCTACAACAGATTTGAGCAAAGCAGTAAAAG TTGAACCTAAAGTTAGAGTTTCTGGTAATTATGTTAAAAATTTGAGGTTGCCCGGTAAGAATCAAATGGTAATTCAAAATGCTTGTGATGGTAATAAGGCTAATATTTGGTTATTATGGCACTCTTCTCTTACTGTTCCTACTGTTATATCATCTACAAAACAAGCAATAACTGTCAAGGTTGGAGAAGTTCTTGTCATTGGAATTCATGCAGCTTGCTTAACTTTGGATAAAAGAGAATTATGGGAAGAGTTGAAGAAGATACATGAAATGAATTGTCCTTGGCTTGCCATTGGTGATTCCAATGCAGTTTTGAGTAgtgatgaaaaagttggtggtagaaGACCTTTAAAAATAGCTAAGCAGGAGTTTAGAGATTGTTTAAATGTTTGTGATCTAATACAAGCTCCTAAATCTGGTATCCAGTATTCATGGTGCAATAATAGAGTTGGGAAAAAGAGAATTTTGTGTGATTTGGATAAGGCTTTTTTTAATGTCAATTAG